Proteins from a genomic interval of Garra rufa chromosome 4, GarRuf1.0, whole genome shotgun sequence:
- the LOC141333317 gene encoding uncharacterized protein, with the protein MATASGNHFEWQLYNGNQWVLIFNDFVIEAHYCQPGANGITIHLNMGPVYIDFDEMIVDGPQNNLNIRRNTLLSYNQKEVIGWYYKDNHRWCEYGSQGSGGRSSSITSDFIEQKYNRNPSSTVQFTVGNTTYKVDFSAMTQINLSTCMLRKVRRRPKFKQVLTDNSITQNSSPIVASPSANPTNSSSHFIWEFMGDEGIWTEYQKPGCSLDSAEIERLYQLNPQCQVSFTVRRFTYTLYFSGMYQVNNKYGTKRTVRRTASGIQQTNSTLPQVRWQFKDMDGQWMDYIKGGSRGSCSVSSQDIEAQYQQDSTGKMSFRAGRFSYELDFPDMSQINLSTNTRRPVRRL; encoded by the exons ATGGCAACAG cCTCAGGTAATCACTTCGAGTGGCAGCTGTATAATGGAAATCAGTGGGTTTTGATCTTTAATGATTTTGTTATCGAGGCCCATTACTGTCAGCCAGGAGCAAATGGGATCACCATCCACCTCAACATGGG GCCTGTCTATATTGACTTTGATGAAATGATAGTCGATGGACCTCAAAATAACCTCAATATACGGCGTAATACGCTGCTGTCCTACAACCAGAAAGAAGTAATAGGCTGGTACTACAAAGACAACCATCGCTGGTGTGAATATGGATCTCAG GGATCAGGTGGGAGGTCATCCTCGATTACCAGTGATTTTATAGAGCAGAAGTACAACAGAAACCCAAGCAGCACAGTCCAGTTTACTGTAGGAAACACAACTTACAAGGTGGACTTCAGTG ccATGACTCAAATCAATCTGTCCACATGCATGTTGAGGAAAGTGAGACGGCGGCCAAAATTTAAACAAGTACTAACGGACAACAGCATTACTCAAAACAG TTCACCAATTGTGGCATCTCCCTCTGCAAACCCTACAAATTCTTCTTCTCACTTCATCTGGGAGTTTATGGGTGATGAGGGTATTTGGACCGAGTACCAGAAACCA GGATGTTCATTGGATAGTGCAGAAATTGAAAGGTTGTATCAGCTCAACCCGCAGTGCCAAGTTTCATTCACAGTCAGACGATTCACTTACACTCTTTActttagtg GAATGTATCAAGTGAACAATAAATATGGTACAAAAAGAACTGTCAGGAGAACCGCCAGTGGAATCCAGCAAACAAACAG TACATTGCCACAAGTTCGCTGGCAGTTCAAGGACATGGATGGCCAATGGATGGATTATATTAAA GGTGGTTCTAGGGGAAGTTGCAGTGTGTCAAGTCAAGATATTGAAGCGCAGTACCAGCAGGACTCCACTGGCAAAATGAGTTTCAGAGCAGGCAGATTCAGCTATGAGCTAGACTTCCCAG ACATGTCCCAGATCAACCTGTCCACTAACACCAGGAGACCTGTACGCCGCCTTTAG